Part of the Sorghum bicolor cultivar BTx623 chromosome 1, Sorghum_bicolor_NCBIv3, whole genome shotgun sequence genome, CAAAGTATGAGAGCATGTTTTTGCTATTGTTGTAATGTATTTTCAATGTATTGCATCAGTGTGCTTGCAGCACTCGAACACTTGTCCTAACTGGTTTAGTGCTCCAAGCAATACCTGTTTTAGATCCCTGCCTAACCGAACAACAGATGATTGAAGCAGAAAATAGTTATAGATAAGAAATAGTTACGGACCGGAATGAGTGACAGACCAAGATTCACTCAATCCAGGCCAGGATCCAAACTTGGTCCGACACCAATCAGTTGTTGCCGAACGAGGCCTCAGGCCGCTACTCTAGCaccttcgtttgtatttaataattattgtttaattatagactagataggcttaaaagatttgtctcgcaatttacagataaactgtgcaattagttatttttttatttatatttaatgcttcatacatcggtcaaaagattcgttactAAAGAAAGTCTTAATGAAATAGAGCAGTTCTAAACAgagtgtatgtatgtatgtataaggAGAAAATAAGGCAAAAATGAAACAAAGAGCACCAGATCCCATCGATGGAACAACATAACTCTGCATCTCAAATTTTGTCATCAATCATCATATCACCCGCCTTCAGTCCACGCACAGTAACCATGGCAATGACACTGTCGCTATgctacctcctcctcctcgtcctcgccgGTGACGGCAGGGGCGAGGTCGCCGCGTTTGAGCTGGAGGAGGCCACCATCGACTCGATCCATCGCGCCTTCGCGACCGGGGGGCTTACCTCCCGCGGTCTCGTCGAGCTCTACCTGCGCCGCATCGCGTCCCTCGATCCCACTCTCCACGCCATCATCGAGATCGACCCGGACGgcgcgctcgccgccgccgaccgCGCCGACGCCGCTGCCCGGTCTAGCTCCGGCGTGCTCCCGCCGCTGCACGGCGTCCCTGTGCTGCTCAAGGACAACATCGCCGCGGCAGGCGACGGTGGGGTGCTGAACGCTACGGCCGGGTCGCTCGCCATGGTCGGGTCACGCCCCGCGCGCGACGCCGGCGTGGTCGAGCGGCTCAGGCGCGCCGGCGCGGTGCTGCTCGGCACCGCGAGCCTCAGCGAGTGGTGCAACTTCCGCGGCCCCGGCATACCCGCCGGCTGGAGCCCCCGCGGCGGCCAGGGCAGGGTCCGTCGCTGTCCCCTCCTTTTCCTCGGTTTCTTGGATACTCACATAGGATAGCAAATTGGTTTCTTGCGGACCCAAGAACCACCATTGCTGCAATGGCGACGGCGACTAATTTTTGATTGCTGATACAGAACCCGTACGTGCCGTCGGCGACGACGTGCTCCTCCAGCAGCGGCTCAGCGATTGCGGCGGCCTCGAACATGGCGGCAGTGACGATTGGGACCGAAACGGATGGCTCCATCATGTGCCCTTCCAGCTACAACTCCGTCGTCGGGATCAAGCCCACCGTGGGTCTCACCAGCCGGGCCGGCGTCATCATCATTTCACAAAGGATGGACACAATTGGGTGAGTAACTGTAACCTATAATCAATTGATTTTGATGCGTACCTTTTAAGCCAAGGATGTTGTTTCTCATACACATGACAATGCTGATGAATTTAATCTAAAGATTACCAGATCGAAGGCATGCTTTTACCTACTTGTTTCAAGGGATTTTTGCTGTTTCTTTTCTTTCAGTTTTTCCCCTTAAATATATGTGTCACTATCTGGATTGACCACTAACCATACCAAGCTTTTTTCTGAAATTTTTGGTGATGCAGCCCCATCACTAGGACAGTTTCAGATGCTGTGCATGTGTTGGAAGCAATTGTTGGTTATGACCCTCGAGATGCAGAGGCAACTCGCATGGGTTCACGATATATACCAGAAGGTGGATACAAGCAATTTTTGACCATACACGGGCTACGAGGGAAGAGGTTGGGAATTCTTAGAAAGGATTTCTTCCGTTTTCCCTCTGGTTCTGTCCAAGAACAGGTCTTCAGTGATCATTTTAGAACTATGAGGTACTTTGCCACAACATCTTGATCCTATATGTTATCATTTGTTTTAGGGATCTCTATGTTTTATCTGCAAGTAAATTATTGTTTTCTGGAACAATGCTCTTGATGAAACCAGGGGAAAAAAATCTATTTTTCTTACCAGTGCTAGCAATAATGGTCTTGTTTAAACATATATTAATGCAATTCAAATATCCATTGGGATCTAGTGAAAGAAATTCTAGATCACAAGGTTGCATCCAATTCAAGGTTCCAATTAGCAAAACTACTGCCCTGAGGTTAGGTCAACCATCCTTTGGTGACAACTTCAGTATATTGAGTATAGATGATGTTTGAGTAAAGGTGAGTTAGCAATAGAGATTACGGTGGGTTTGGTCTGTTGTGTTAGCTTATTTCAGCTTCTTATTGGATTAATGGGATCCAGGGTGAAGACTCTTTAAGAATTTAAGACTTTGTTTATCTGGAATTGATCAATTAATGAATTACTTGAAGGAGAAATTACTGTATAGATATATAGTATTTATTCATTGCTATTGATGATCCTTTACTATCATATAGGAGCTTTTGCTTACCTTGAATGATGTGACAAAACTGACAGTAAAATGGGTGCCATCTTGGTAGACAACCTTGAGATACCAAGCATGAATGTCATTAATGATGCAATGCAAAGTGGTGAGCGTGCTCTTATGCTTGCTGAATTCAAGCTATCACTCAACTCCTACTTATCTGAACTGGCCACTTCACCTGTTAGATCATTATCAGACATAATTGAGTTTAACAAGAAGCACCCCATTGAGGTAAATATTGGTCACACGAAGGATTTAATTTTCATACATAAATATCATGTGCATCTAATTTCCTATGAATTTTCGTTGAACAAAACATACAATTATTGTATCATTGGTCACAGGAAAGGATGGCTGAATTTGGACAAGATTACCTTCTACAATCTGAAGCAACCAATGGCATTGGTCCAACTGAGGAGCATGCTATTTTGAATCTGAACAAACTGTGCAAAAGAGGCCTTGAGAAAATAATGCAAGATAACCAATTGGATGCAATTGTAGCCCCAGGTGCATCTGCTCACAGCCTGCTTGCCATTGGCGGTTATCCGGCAATAACTGTTCCGGCTGGGTATGCTGCAAATGGCGTCCCTTTTGCCATCTGCTTCGGAGGGTTGAAAGGATCGGAGCCGAAGCTTATTGAGATATCATATTCATTTGAGCAGGCAACGAGAGTAAGGAAACCTCCGTCAATGCAGCATTCTGTCATTTGAATGTAACTACGGAGATGAAtcatgtaaaattttttggcagTATTTTTGTTTAACTTTGAGGAAACATTTATTTTTGTTTGTCAGTATTTTTTGTTACTTTGAATGTAACTTCGGAGATGAATCATGTCATTTGGGGAAACACGCATGTATTGAATGCTAAAACACTTGTGATGCAGTACCTTCAACAAAACTCTTTGAACTCAAGCATTTTGTACCTTGATCGTTCCTGGCATGTACTTTACGATGAAATACAGTCTTTTCGGGAAAGTAGAGCAAAAGAAAGATGGATTTCAAAGTGTCCTATATCCTGAAATCTGCATGAATAGCAGTCTGGGGGCGTCAAGGATACCCAGGCTGATGGGTTTTTCTTTATTAGGTATGCATCCGATGTTTGTGATAAAGGACAAGATGTATTACTGCAACGTTATTCTCTGGTTCCATGACAGGAACAAAATCAAAATCACTATTCTATGGTTCCAAAATCATTAGTTTCAGAGCCACTCTCattaaaaaatttataaatttaCCTCGATCATTCTCTGGTTCCATGACAAACAAGATTTACAGTCATTATCACATATTATTCTTCTGCTTGTTTATTCATTCAACATGTTTTAGAGCTATTTGTGTTGTCCAATCACTATTCAGTTTGAGAACTCAAACAGCATAGTGTGCTTATACTTCTCACCAGGCCGAACAACTACAGAGGGAAAATTAGGTTGGTTGATGGCATTAGGGAACCCCTGGGTTTCCAAGCATACTCCAGCATGCTTCTCATAGACAGCACCCCCTTTGCCACTGATGTCATTCACATAGTTGGCGGTGTAGAACTGCATGCCAGGTGCATCAGTCCAGAGCTCTAGGGTCCGCAAGCTTGATGGATCTCTCAGCTTGGCCGCATGCTTCAGGCCATTCTTCTCATCGCCACAGTCCAGCATGTAGTTATGATCATACCCTCCAGGAACATCATTGATGCGCTCTCCAATCTTGTGCTCTGTTGTGAAATCAAAAGAAGTGCCATTGACGGGCATTATCTCACCAGTGGGAATTGTGTTTTCATCAACTGGAGTGATGTGCTTCCCCCATATCTGTATTGAATGATTTAAGATGTCACCGGAAGCATGGCCTGCAAGGTTCCAATAGGTGTGCTGCGCCAAGCTTATAGGAGTTGCTTTGTTTTCTGGTGTAGCTTCCATGTCAAGTCTTAGAGTAGCAGCTTCAGGAAGTGAGTATGTTGCCCTAATGGTTACATCCCCTGGATAGCCTGACGGATGTTGAATTGGCAGAGTTATTTATGGTTAAGCATGGAACTTGCAATCAAAACAACAGTGCTATACCTTCTTCACCATCCTTGCTGTGATACTGAAAAGTTATTGATGGGCATTCACCATCCTTGTGGTCTACGACATCCCACACAACCTTATCAAATCCCCTCAACCCACCTGGCATTCACAATTGAGCAACACAATGAAAAGTTATGAGTATATCACATAAACACAAACCACAATGCAAACATTAATGTTATGCACTGATGACTTAAAGGTAGTTTTATTCTTTTTCTCCAGACACATCAATTGAGAATTgaccatagaatttgttcatctAGTCATTTACAAATTATGGGTGTTAAATTTTTCTACAAAGAGTGCTGATGATAAAGATATGCATGCAAACAATGAAATTGTTACGTATAGACAATGGTCTTCCACTAAAATCAGTCACTGATCTAATAAAGTCACACACACTCTGACTGAAACCATACCATGAAGGCTGTTAGGTCCATTGTTGACAGGCAATGAATACTCAACTTCGTTGAGTCTAAACTTTCCATCCTTGATCCTATTTGCAACTCGGCCAACTATGCAGCCaaaataaggtgacatgcctttctgaaaaaaaaagtagaaaaaaaataactatCAACATTAGTCATTTGAGTACCATTCGAAGTTCAAaacaataaaaatgaaaattaaCATAAGATATTATTCAGTAAATATCTCAATGATAACCATGATTTGATTTTGGGTTATGGTATGATACTCAGCTGTGGTTTACAGAGTACAGACACAGCTGTAGATCTGTTTTGAATCAATAGAAATGAACTGAACAGGTTCTGTACAGACACCTTTAGATGGAGCATCTTTAGGGGTGGTAACAAACACCCAAATATCTTTCAGGTTGCTTTGGTAACAAAGACCAAAACTACCATTGAGGTTGTTAACAAACACCAGAACTAAGAACAGATACATACAGATCTGCAACTTATTTATTTAAGGTGTGATTCGTTGCTTCAATTAGCATTAGACCTTATTGCATCATAGGAAAATATTCAGGGCAAAGTACACTGGTGGAATCATGAAAACCCCTTAGAAAAACATACTTAAGAGCTTCCAAAAAATTGAAATGTTGAACATCCATAGTTCATCTATAGATGTACATTTCTGCAAAATTTGAGATTCAGGCTCTTGTTTAAAATTCATACAAAAACAATAAGTTCCAGGTGCATATTCACTCGAAAGACAAATCCTAGGAATTTTATATTAAAGTACATATGCATATGAAAAATGTTATTTTCGTTTGAATTTTTCTAGATCTAGCATGAATCCCAAATTTTATGACAATGTACATATATAGATGCACTATGGATGTGCAACGTTTCAATATTTTTGAAAACTCCCAAATATGTTTTTCTAGGGGTTTTCACAATTCCACCAAAGATGAGGTTTGCACTGAATATTTTCCCATATAACACAATCCAAGCCAACATAAACATATGCAATGTCTTGGTGTTTTGATTGTTTAGATTGCTCATATTAAGCTGCATTTAGTCACCTCCATGTGCTAGGAGATAACTTATGTTCTAGAAGAGGTGGGGGAGGTGAGAAGATTCCATTTTTGTGTGCACCTTCAGCTTATCCAAATCTGCATTATCTAATATTATCAAATTTGACATACTCGGTAATGCAGCATTAGACCTGCTTTGAGCATTGTGTAAGCAGTGACAAAGCCATAGCAAATTGGAGGCTAGAAGAGGGGGTGCACTTGCCTTGTGGTGCATAAACGAATGTCATAGGGAGTGCATATGTGGTGAATTTTAGTACTAATCAcagtttttaattttttctgGGGGTGCATTTGCACCCCCTAATCACTAAGGAGTTCCGCCCTGTTTGTAAGACTGCATAAGAAGCTCTGCAGCCAACCAAACATGCCCGAACTAACTAAAACACAGGTCCCTCAGCTTTTTTTTCCGGACAAAATTCCCTCAGTTTCAAAGGCGAACTTGGTTAATTCTCCATCTTTGAGGACTCTAATAATGTGGAATTCCTAGTGTGGATAGCCACCTAAGCTGTCGCAGGAAGCTACCAATTTTCCACTGGAAAAGTTTTCCCCCTGTCATTGTAAAGCTGtactgaaaaatatttttgggacCAATTTGCCATAATATCAGAGAAGCTGATAAAGTTCCAGTCTCCTTAGTAGGCTTTTAAATACAAATCACAAATTGCTTCAATTTAGTCGGAGAACATCGGCTCAttggggtgtttggttgggggtgttaaagtttaatagtgtgtagcattttcgtcttatttgacaattagtatccaattatggactaattaggctcaaaagatttgtctcgcaaattactctatAGCTGTGTTTTtcagttttgtaaatagtctatatttagtactccatgtgTCTCGATGTGGCGGCCTACCCAGAGCAACCGAACGGGGACTCATCAGGAGTCAAAAGTCAAAGGACACAACGCCTGACGAGCAAACAAAGATTAGAGTACAGAATGGAGAGGATTAATCGAGTGGAGTCTCTCACCACGTACGGGTCCAGGTCATCGAATCCGAGCACCACATCCGCGATACTCCCTGCGCCGATTTTAGCCAACAGGATGGGTTACCGGGGAATCGAAGAACCCAGAGGATGCGAAACAAAGAGAAAAGCGAGCGACGCGGACCTTGGGCGTCGGGGACGAGGAGGGAGGTGATGGTGGCGCCCCAGTTGGAGATCCTCGCAGTGATCTTGCCGTTGGAGAGCTCTAGGATCCTGGGCTCGGGCTCGGCCGCCATTGACGCTCGTTAGGGCTCTGAGCTCGATTCGCTTGCTTAGCGGATTACAGTGCTACAGTAGTTAAACGGCTTTCTGTTGTGCTGCCGCTTCGATCTGTGGGTCTTCTCTCTGTCTATCCAAACGCACGCACTTCCAGATGCGACGGCGCCGCACAGCATCAGACGTGCTACACCGCCCGCACCTATGACGTGCGTCCTTTGCCCCACTGGCTCCGTGGGCCGAGGCTTTCCTCCCAAACCGGATGCGAGTCGTCGTCCGGCAGAAGTACTCCCGTGTAAGTCTCATTTTTCTCAAGAAGTCAAATCTTTTTAAActtgattaaatatatataaaaataaattaataattatcatatataatatatatcatTAGATtgaatataaaatatatttctataatatattatttgcaaatataaatattgatgttatttgatatatttttagtcaaacttaaaaagtttgactctttGGAAAATGAGATATACATTTATTTATGGatgaaatgagtaagttttgaaCAGTTTAGCAAATGATCTCATTCATAATTCTTTTAGAATATCTTCAACAGTTTGATAAATGATTCTCCATCCGTTACTTTTTTTAGTAAAAATGAGGAAAAATAGAATTTCCTATCTTTTCTAACTTAACATATATCCCTGTCTAGCACGTAAATATACACGTAGGCTCCATGTTTGGCATCGGTTTTTCTGCTCACGATTAGCGGGGCTCTTTGTTCACTTAGCGGGGCTCTTCGTTTCGTTAGCGGGTTTTTGGATTTTTAGAATCAAAATTTGCCAAACTGATGGAGATGAGATTTTTTTTCCTCCTCATATTATTTTGGGAGTTGGCAAACAACGAGTTTTGGAAAACGAATtttattggagatgctcttagtaaaataagaaaaaactcTCTCCAACACTTTGGCATCATAATTCTCTATCTTTTCTAACTTGGCATTTCTCCGTGTCTAGCACGCAAATACGCGTGCGGGCTTGGTGCTTGGCATCGGTCTTTCTCCTCATGCTTAGTGGGGCTCTTCGTCCGCTTAACGGGGTTATTCATTCCCTTAGCGGGACTCTTCGTTTCATTAGtgtgttttgggtttttggaaaCGAAAtttggcaaactgttggagataacACTACTAGAATCGCCTAGTTTCCCTAGGGTTTTTTTCTTTCCCTGCCGTTTATGTTGCTGCCTAGGGAAAGATATGTTTCCCTAGGGTTAGTTATGCGGTTCCTAGGGAAACTTATCGTTCCCTAGGAAACTTATGCATTCATCGGAAAGAGTCTAAGGAAATAAGAGAGAGCGAGCCGTGCCTACGTGTCATAATTCCCTAGGAAAAATAAAGGAAAAATAAACAAACTGTAGGGAATCCTAAACCCTACCCCAAATTTTCCCCATCCACCGACCCACACCGACACGCCGCCAACCTTTCGCGCCCCTGCCTCTCGTGAAACCGTGTCCTCCCTAGAGAAACCGCGCCGCCATCAGGGAGTCGCCACCACTTGCAAAGACCGCCCCTGCCTCCGTGAGACCGAGCGACGGCGCTGCCAGTGGGATCCTCCGAGCGCAGTCCGCtagcagccaagcgccgccaGCAGAGGGATCCACCGCGTGCCGCCAGCAGGGAGCCACCATGCCAGAGCCCGCAGGATCCTGTCCTAGGCCGCCGGTGCCCTAGCCCCCAAGTCTGTCGTCTTCTGCCCATCGCTAGCCAGAAAGACGAGTGCTACATCCAGGTCCATCATCTCCACACATCCCCTTACTCTTATCCGTATTCTAGATGAAACAATTCCGGTATCCAGGATGAAACATCCCCCTCCCTTGCTCTTGGCAGACGGTATTTGATGATATGGCAACGAAGAAGAAATTGAATCAAGTAAAAATTAGAACCATAACAGTGCCTGACTCAAAGCAAATAGAGATGTAGAATATACAATGCTTTATGCTTTATGTTTTATGTTGAACACAGATGACATCCACATTTCATATTTCAGATTGAAGTGTGGAGAAAAGATCTTGATTTTTTCAAGGAAGGTTGGAGGGGGAAAAAAGGGTAGCGATCTGCatttgtgtttggttggagaaaAGGGCAGCTGTGCAACCAAAGCTTGAAGGTGAGAAATGAtttttttcttgcttcttcttttctgTACATTGTGATGCTTGTAGTACCAAACTGTTATTTTAGGGGTTTCCTAAGGGGTTTAGAAATTGAACAGGGGCTTGTTGTTGCTACCATAACTAGATATGTCATTAGAAGACCGTAGTTGGATGTACCAAGGTTGGAAGGACAATGGTTGTCATTCTGAGGAGTGGGTGCCAAACACAAATGCTTTCATAGATGACGCTTTCAAGGCTGTGCCTAATTCTGAAAAATTTGGAGTACTTTGTCCATGTTTAGAGTGTGGAAATAGAGTTAGGCGGAGAAGAGGTGTCATGACCATGCATTTGTGTAAAAGAGGATTTACTGCTGGAAACACTATATGGACAAAACATGGGGAACAACCTTATAGAGAGCCTACATTGCAACATGGCTATGATACCCTTGATGGTTTAGATGAAATGCTAGCCGACTTAGGTGATGCAATACCCGTAGATGATGATATAGAAGTAGAAGATGAACCAACAGCTGATGCAAAGGCATTTTATGCCATGTTGGAAGCTTCACAAGAGCCACTCCATGGTTCCACTAGTGTTGCTCGACTAACCGCAGTGACACGCTTGATGGCAGTTAAGTCACAACACAACCTTAGTGTACAATGCATTAATAAAATACTGAGTCTGCTTGATGATGTCTTGCCTGAGAACCATAAAATGCCAAAGACATTGTATGAGTGCATGAGTCTTCTTAAAGGTCTAAAAATGCCATATGTTAAGATAGATGCCTGCCCCAACAATTGTATGATATACTATGGAGAAGAAgatgaaaaaaggaaaaatgtgatttttgcaaggaaagcCGATATGTAGTTGTTGAACCATCACAAGGGCGTAAACGAAAGCCAATTCCACACAAGGTTCTGCGTTATCTCCCAATCTTACCAAGGTTGCAGCGGTTGTATATGGAGCCACAAACTGCAAAACACATAAGGTGGCACAAGGAGGGTAGACGTGCTAACCCAAATGTTATGGTCCACCCTTCTGATGCTGAAGCATGGACACATTTCAGTATGGTCTGCCCAGATTTCAATATGGATGCTAGAAATGTTCGTGTTGCTATGGCTACAGatggcttcaacccatttggcttTGGAAAAACCCAATATTCTTGCTGGCCTATTTTTGTGATTCCTTTGAACTTGCCTCCAGCTCTTTGTATGAAGGAGGAAAATATATTTCTTAGTCTAGTGATTCCTGGACCAGAGCATCCTGGGAAGAATATGAATGTCTTCATGCGACCACTAATTGATGAGATGAAGAAAGGTTGGGCAGGAGTAGAAACATATGATAGTTTCTCAAAGAGAAATTTTACAATGAGGGTTTCATACAATAATTCCATTCATGACTATCCTGGATTAGGCATGTTCTCTGGATGGTCTACACATGGTGGGTTGGCCTGTATTGACTGTATGGCAGATGTGGACAGCACTTGGCTACCAAATGGGCGCAAGTTTAGTTGGTTTGATTGCCATAGAAGATTCCTACCACCTGACCATGCTTTTAGGAACCAAAAAATGCATTCAGAAAGGGTGTAGAAGTGCATGACCCACCTCCACGGCGATTAACTGGGCAAGAGGTGCTAGCATACATGAATGCAGTCAAAGAAAAATATTTTGATGGTTATGGGAAAACCCACAATTGGACTCACATCCCGTTCCTGTGGGAGTTGCCATATTTCCCTGACCTTTTGCGCCCACATAACATTGATGTTATGCATACAGAAAAAATGTAGCATAAGCTATTTTTTATACATGTCTTGACATTGCTGATAAATCCAGGGATAATCCCAAGGCTCGCCTTGACCAAGCTTTGATGTGCAATAGAAGACATCTCAATCTAGTTGAGAAACCAAATGATAGGTGGGATAGACCTAGAGCACCTTTTTCCCTAAGGAGAGACCAGAAAAAGGTTGTTATGGAGTGGTTTATGGACATAAAATTCCTGGATGGCTATGCAACAAACTTAAGGAGTGGGGTAAACAAGAATACACTGAGGATAAATGGCATGAAGAGTCATGACTTCCATATATTCATTGAGCGTCTGCTGCCTTCGATGATGCGAGGTTTTGTCAAGGATGACATATGGGAGGCGTTAGCTAAGCTAAGCTACTTTTTTAGAGTGCTTTGTGCCAAGGAGGTTGATTGTGCCCAGATACGTCAACTGGAAGCAAACATACCTATTATACTTTGCAAATTGGAGAAAATCTTTCCACCAGGTTTCTTCAATTCAATGGAGCATCTTATAGTGCACCTTTCGTATCAAGTTAGGGTAGGAGATCCTGTCAAGTACACATGGATGTATGGAGTCGAGAGGTGACCTTCTAATCTAGTTCTATTCTTTATCATTGTGCCTAGCTTGTCATAGGCAGCAACTAACTAATTATAACTTAAATTTTTGCAGGCTGTTAAAAAAAGTTAGGGCAAAAGTCCGTAACAAGGCTCATGTTGAAGCCTCAATAGTAGAAGGCTACCTTGTCGAGGAGATATCTCACTTCACATCATTGTACTTGCCTCAACTCATATCGAGCTCTCGTAATCGTCCACAGCGTTATGCTCCAAATGGTCCTCCATCTAATTGCACCCTTAGCTTGTTTCAAGTGCGTGGATGGAAGAGCGGTAGAGGAGTGACCAGGTTTCTAACTATAGAAGAGTACAAGATAGCAATGATTTATATCTTCACAAACATGGCTGAAATGGATGAATTTGTGCAGTAAGTACACTAATTTTGACAAATACACATACTACATTTGTCATGACCATAATTCAGTCTGTCTTTACATCCATAGAAAATTTGAACAAGAGCAATGGAGACGTGCAAGACCACCTACTTCTAAACAACTAGATAATTTACGCATCAATGGTGCTGGCCGTGGCAAACCAAATTTGTTGGATTGGTTTAGAAAACTGGTACTAGCTGTTTTCTATCTTTTTTTGTACTGGTTCATACACTAATAAAACAAGAATTACATGTTAGTTTATCACATTGCAGTGTGACGTTGATGCAAGCATACCTAGTGACCTACGTCGTTTATCACGTGGTTGTGGTCTCAAGGTCAAGTCATATGATATTTATGAAGTTAATGGGTACAGGTTTAGATCTGAGAGGTATGAAAAATCTAGATGGAACCTAACTACCATCAACACAGGGGTGCTTACTGCTGGTGTTGATGATAGTGGCAACGATGAGCTTGAGTACTATGGAATTATCAAAGACATAATTGAgttgaagtttgatgggggtAGTGAATTTAgccttgttttgtttgattgtcATTGGTTCCACCCAACTAATGGAGTGAGGCGCTTAGATAGGTATGGACTAGTTGAAGTTGCCCATGCTTCATGTAATCCA contains:
- the LOC8062793 gene encoding aldose 1-epimerase, whose translation is MAAEPEPRILELSNGKITARISNWGATITSLLVPDAQGSIADVVLGFDDLDPYVKGMSPYFGCIVGRVANRIKDGKFRLNEVEYSLPVNNGPNSLHGGLRGFDKVVWDVVDHKDGECPSITFQYHSKDGEEGYPGDVTIRATYSLPEAATLRLDMEATPENKATPISLAQHTYWNLAGHASGDILNHSIQIWGKHITPVDENTIPTGEIMPVNGTSFDFTTEHKIGERINDVPGGYDHNYMLDCGDEKNGLKHAAKLRDPSSLRTLELWTDAPGMQFYTANYVNDISGKGGAVYEKHAGVCLETQGFPNAINQPNFPSVVVRPGEKYKHTMLFEFSN
- the LOC8062792 gene encoding putative amidase C869.01, which produces MEQHNSASQILSSIIISPAFSPRTVTMAMTLSLCYLLLLVLAGDGRGEVAAFELEEATIDSIHRAFATGGLTSRGLVELYLRRIASLDPTLHAIIEIDPDGALAAADRADAAARSSSGVLPPLHGVPVLLKDNIAAAGDGGVLNATAGSLAMVGSRPARDAGVVERLRRAGAVLLGTASLSEWCNFRGPGIPAGWSPRGGQGRNPYVPSATTCSSSSGSAIAAASNMAAVTIGTETDGSIMCPSSYNSVVGIKPTVGLTSRAGVIIISQRMDTIGPITRTVSDAVHVLEAIVGYDPRDAEATRMGSRYIPEGGYKQFLTIHGLRGKRLGILRKDFFRFPSGSVQEQVFSDHFRTMSKMGAILVDNLEIPSMNVINDAMQSGERALMLAEFKLSLNSYLSELATSPVRSLSDIIEFNKKHPIEERMAEFGQDYLLQSEATNGIGPTEEHAILNLNKLCKRGLEKIMQDNQLDAIVAPGASAHSLLAIGGYPAITVPAGYAANGVPFAICFGGLKGSEPKLIEISYSFEQATRVRKPPSMQHSVI